The region TGTTTGCTGCGGCCGTTCCGTTTGGTCTCTTTTTCGGGCGCATCGCCAATTTCATCAATGGCGAATTGTTTGGTCGCGTAACGGATGTTCCATGGGCCGTGGTCTTTCCCCATGGCGGACCTCTGCCAAGACACCCGAGCCAACTGTATGAAGCCGGGCTTGAGGGGCTGCTGACGTTCGTTCTTCTGATGATTGCCGTAACACGCTTCAGAACGCTTCATACCCCCGGCCTCACCGCAGGCCTCTTCACCGCGCTTTACGGCCTGTTCCGCTTCACCGTCGAGTGGTTCAGAATGCCCGACGCCCATATTGGTTATCTGTCAGGCGGACTGACCATGGGCATGCTTCTGTCCCTGCCGATGATTCTGGCTGGCCTTGTTCTGATGGGCTACGCGAAGCGATCTGCCAGAGCCCGGGCATGACGGCCGCTTCAGAAGAAAAGACACCCGCTCTTCTGTCCTTTCTGGAAAACCAGATTGTCACGACAGGCCCAATCTCAGTCGCGGACTATATGACACTCTGCCTCGGACACCCGCAACACGGCTATTACGTGACCAGAGACCCTTTCGGCGCAGACGGAGATTTCACCACCGCCCCTGAAGTCAGCCAGCTCTTTGGAGAACTCATCGGCATCTGGCTGCTCAGCGTTGCCGAAACCCTGCCCGAAGCTGACACACTCAATCTGGTGGAGCTTGGCCCCGGGCGCGGAACCCTGATGGCAGACATCCTCCGCACCATCAGAAAACTGAACCCGGACCTGAAGAGAAGATTATCGGCCCATCTTGTGGAGATGAGCCCGGTTCTCAGAGAGTTACAACGCAAACGCCTTGCTGCTGAGGAGACCACTCTCCAATGGCACCATGATATCTCCACATTGCCGGAGAACGGACCGCTTCTGATCGTGGCCAACGAGTTCTTTGATGCCCTGCCCATTCGACAGTTCATCTATTCAGGGGCAGAGTGGCATGAACGCGGCATCCGGCTTTCAGATGACAGTCAACTGACCTTCTGCCACAAACCCGCCTCGCTTGACCCGACATTATTCAGAGATCTGCCAGACCCGAAAGCTGGCGACATCCTTGAGACATCTCCCACCTCTCAGGCAATCATCAGCGAACTCTCAGAACGGCTTCAGCAGCAGGGGGGTGCCGCTCTTCTGATTGATTACGGCTACACGGCACCGGGTTATGGAGACACGTTTCAGGCACTGTCAAAGCACCAGTATGCCGACCCTCTGACCGCTCCCGGCGAGAGAGATCTGACTGCTCATGTGAATTTCGCAGCCCTTGCAGAAACTGCCGGACAGGCAGGGCCTGCAATCCATGGTCCGGTGACACAAGGCGATTTCCTGTTGGAAATGGGCCTTCTGCAACGTGCCGGACAATTGGGTTATGGCAAAACGTCAGAAGAGCAGGATCGTATCCGTTCCGATGTGGAACGGCTGGCAGCGGACGATCAGATGGGCCGTCTGTTCAAGGTTCTGGCTCTTTCAGGGCCTGGCAAAAACAACCCGCCACCCGGCTTTGAAACATCACAATCATCGTGATGAGCAAAGCAGATACGGGCAGCAACAAATTACACATTTGATGAAAACGGCTTTTCATCCGTTCCGCAAATCCCTAAGCTCGCAGGTCGCGAAGCAATATTTGGCAGTTCCATGATTGAAGCAGACAGTCTGAAAACGGCCTCCGGCACTATACGCCATGGTTTCTTTACGCGGCAGAACGGCCAGTCGACGGGCCTCTATCACAGCCGCAATTGTGGTCTCGGCTCGGGCGACGAGCGAGAAACCGTTGTCAAAAACCGGGAATCGGTTGCCCTGGCACTGGGTGTCGATGGTGATAGTCTCGCAACACCTTATCAGATTCACGGCATCACTGTTCATGTGGCCGATGGCCCTGTTGCTGAAGAAGCGCGCCCGAAAGCCGATGCCATTGTCACCAAAACACCCGGGCTGGCCATTGGCATTGTCACGGCTGATTGCGGACCGGTTCTGTTTGCAGACCCGGACGCGCAGATAGTTGGAGCGGCTCACGCTGGCTGGAAAGGTGCTTCATCCGGTGTTCTCGAGGCAACCATAGACACTATGGTCGCACAGGGCGCTGAACGGCATCGTATCACGGCAGTTCTCGGGCCAACGATTTCCCAGCGCAATTATGAAGTGGGTCCGGAATTTGTTGAGCGCCTCCTGACGCTGGATGAAGATAATTCAGCATTCTTCATTCCATCCACCCGTGCCGACCATGCCATGTTTGATCTGCCGGGATATATTCTCAGCCGTTTACGTGGATGCGGTCTTGCGTCTGCAACGGCGACAGGTCATTGCACATATGAAGACGAAACTGCTTTCTTTAGTTATAGACGCGCAACCCACCGGTCAGAGCCAGACTATGGACGCCAGATTTCCGCAATAGCACTGCAATAACAGGGGAGGTGCTTTGATGGTTTTACATTTCAGTCAGGACGAGTTTGTTCGTCGGAAGTCACAGACCCTTGCTCAAATGGAAGCAAACGGTCTCGATGCATTGCTGATGTTTGCTCCCGAAAGCATGTACTGGCTCACCGGGTTTGACACATTCGGCTTCTGCTTCCTGCAATGTCTGGTGTTGCGCAAATCCGGCGAAATGACCCTGATGACCCGTGCGCCCGATCTTCTGCAGGCCAAACACACATCCGATATCAGCGACATCCGTATCTGGGTCGACAGGGATGAATCAGGCCCGGTCATCCAGCTGCGAGATATGCTTGATGATATTGACCTGCTGGGCTGCAAGCTCGGGGTGGAATACGGCACGCAAGGATTCACGGCCCAACAGGGTATCGCCTTTAACGAGCTGATGCGCAGCTTTGCCTCTGTTGAGGATGCATCCGACATCATCCCGCGCCTCAGGTCCGTCAAGAGCTTTGCAGAAATCGAATATATGCGTGAAGCCTCACGCCTGTCCGATCTGGCATGGAACGCTGCCCTTCAGGAAACCGCATCCGGTGTCAATGAAGGCCGGATCCTGGCTGCCATGCAGGGAGCTGTTCTTGAGAATGACGGTGATTACCCGGCCAATGAATTTGTTATCGGCTCTGGCGCTGATGCCCTGCTCTGCCGGTACAAGTCAGGCCGCAGGACACTGGATGCGCAGGACCAGCTGACCGTGGAATTCGCCGGAGCCTACCGGCACTATCATGCTCCGGGCATCCGCACTCTGATTATCGGTCGACCGACCCCCAGACATCTGGAATTCTATGATGCCTGTCGCGCCACGCTGACCCGGATGGAAGAGGCCATGCGTCCCGGCAATACCTTCTCGGACGTCTTCGTGGCCCATGCCAACGAACTTGATTCCCGGTCCCTTTATCCCAATCGGCTGAACGCCTGTGGATACAGTGTCGGTGCGCGTTTTGCACCAAGCTGGATGGACTGGCCGATGTTCTACCGTGATAATGAAGCCATAATTGAGCCTCATATGGTTCTGTTCGGACACATTATCCTGACAGACAGCGATACAGGCACAGCCATGTGTCTCGGTCGTACATATCTTACAACAGACGGCGCACCGGAACCCTTGTCGGATGCGCCTCTCGATCTCGTCGTCAAGGCATAGACATGCGTATTACAACACTCACGGCCAGTTTCAGTTTTCTGCTCACTCTGGCGGCCTGCAGCAGTGGATCGCTTCCCACTGCAGACATCAGTGTCGGACCGACCACCGCACCAGCCGCAGCCGCACCGGAAACCTTTGAAAACAGGCAGAATGCGGCTTATGTCTTCGAACCACTGGTCGGCGCACCCCAGGAAGTCGGCACACAGCTTTCCCAGAGACTGGCTTCTACCGCTGAACAGCGAGGCGTGAAAATCCTGCCTCCGACACTGGGTGAGCCAACCCACAAGATCAAAGGCTACCTGAGTGCGGTGAACAATGGTGCCGGAACTCTGGTCAACTACACCTGGGATATTCTGACGCCCGACAATCAGCGGGTGTTCCGCATCAGGGGAGAAGCGCTGGGAGACCAGTCGAGTGACCCATGGAGCGGGGTCACCTCCCAGACCGTTGCTGACATCGCATCTGACACGATTGATCAGATCAAACAATGGCAGACCAGAAATCCTCAACCATGATCCGGGAACACGGGCCCGTAAGCATCTGAATCTCTCATTCACCGGTTTACATCCGGGCCGTTCCGTGGTTACAAGGCGACCTCTCATCATAAACAGCGCATTCAGGCGGGAATGAAGGCTCTCGTGGGATGCTGAAACAGTACCGAGGGCATAAGGCCAATGAAACTGGTTGCCGGTAACTCCAATCACAAGCTGGCGGGGGCCATCGCCGCTTATCTGAATGTGGAAATGACGAACGCCTCAGTCCGCCGCTTTGCGGATCAGGAAGTCTTCGTCGAAATCCATGAGAACGTCCGCGGCGAGGATGTGTTTGTCATCCAGTCGACATCCTATCCCGCCAATGACCATCTGATGGAACTTCTGATCCTGATTGATGCTCTGAGACGCGCTTCTGCCCGCCGTATCACAGCCGTTCTGCCCTATTTCGGCTATGCCCGTCAGGACAGAAAGCCAGGCCCCAGAACGCCGATTTCTGCCAAGCTGGTTTCTAACCTGATCACAAATGCCGGTGCGGATCGCGTTCTGACGCTTGACCTGCATGCCGGTCAGATCCAGGGCTTCTTTGACATCCCGACCGACAACCTTTTCGCAGCACCGATCATGGCGCGCGATATCAAGGAACATTACACCACTGACAACGTCATGGTCGTATCCCCTGACGTCGGCGGCGTGGTTCGTGCTCGTGCCCTGGCCAAACGGATCGATGCTCCGCTGTCCATCGTCGACAAGCGCCGCGATCGTCCGGGCGAATCGGAAGTGATGAACATCATCGGTGAAGTGGACGGCAAGGATTGTATTCTTGTTGATGACATCATCGATTCAGGCGGCACGCTGTGTAATGCGGCAGAAGCTCTTTTGGCCAAAGGCGCAAACAGCGTAACAGCCTATATTACCCATGGCGTTCTGTCCGGCGGTGCAGTTGCCCGTATCACGTCTTCCAAACTCAAGGAACTGGTCATCACCAATTCCATCGAGCCAACGGAAGCCATCGAGGCCGCTCACAACATCCGGGTGCTGTCTCTCGACAATCTGCTGGGTGAAGCCATTGCACGGACGGCGGACGAACAGTCCGTTTCATCTCTGTTCGACTAGGTTCAGTCTGGCGGAAGTCTCTCGGATTTCCGCCAGATTCTGGCAATTGCGCGCTTGTCATCCTTCCCAGAGTGGATTATAAGCGCGCCAGTCCGTGTTGATCACCCTTGGAGGAGACACGGCAGGTGGGCCGCGCCGCGGCCTTTTTTATTTCTGTTTAAGGAGAATACCGATGGCTCAGACATCAGACCTGACCGCCACGGTGCGTGAACGGGCCGGCAAGGGGGCCGCTCGTGAAGCACGTCGCAACAACCTGGTACCAGCTGTAATCTACGGCAACAAGCAGGACCCGCTTTCCATTCAGCTGCCTTACAAAGAAACCGCAATGGCCATCTTTGGCGGCGGCTTTCTGACCAACGTCATCACCATCGACGTTGACGGCAAGAAAGAGAAAGTCATCCCGCGCGATTACCAGCTTGATCCGGTTCGCGACTTTGTCATGCATGTGGATTTCCTGCGTGTTGGCCGCAACACGGTTGTAACCGTTGAGATCCCGGCTGAATTCATCAACGAAGAAGAATGCCCGGGTCTGACCCGTGGTGGCGTTCTCAACGTTGTCCGTCACGCTATTGAAGTAAACTGCCCGGCTGACAGCATTCCGGACACCATCGTCTGTGACCTGAAAGGTCTCGACCTCGGCGACGGCCTGCACATCTCTGCAGTCAACCTTCCGGAAGGCGTTGAGCCGACCATCACCGATCGTGACTTCACCATCGCCACCATTGCCGCTCCGGCTGGCCTGAAAGAAGAGAGCGATGACGAAGACGGCGAAGCTGAAGCAGAAGCTGTAGAAGCACCGTCTGAAGACTAAGATCTGTTTGTGCCGGTCAACGGAGAGCCACCATGCTGATCTTTGCAGGGCTTGGTAATCCCGGTGCCAAATATGCGGGCAACCGGCACAATATCGGCTTCATGGCGGCGGACGAAATCGCCCGTCGCCATAACTTTGGCCCCTGGCGCCAGAAAATGCAGGCGGAAATCGCCGAAGGCCAGCTCGCAGGTGAAAAGATCCTGCTGATCAAACCCCAAACCTATATGAATGAGTCAGGCCGCGCCGTTGGCGAGCTCATGCGGTTCTACAAGCTTTCCCCGCAGGATATCGTCGTTTTCTATGACGAGCTTGACCTTGTCCCAGGTAAGGTCCGGGTCAAGACAGGCGGCGGCAGTGGCGGCCATAATGGCATCAAGTCCATCGATGCCCATTGCGGCAAGGACTATCATCGCGTGCGCATCGGCATTGGCCATCCCGGCTCCAGGGAACGGGTGCATGGATATGTTCTGGGCGATTTTGCCAAGGCTGACCAGGAGTGGCTGGACCCCTTGCTTGATGAAATCAGCCGCAACGCCGATTATTTGGCCCGCGGCGACGCCCCCGGTTTCATGACCCGGGTGGCCGAGGCAACGCGAACCTCGAAACCGGTGGCCTCGGAGACAAAGCCAGCTCAGAAGTCAAAACAGAAAAGTCACATACACCAGGCACGGACTTCCCAGTCTAAGCCGAGGATTCCTGAAAAGGGACCGATGGCTGACATGCTGAAGAAACTGTTTGGCGACAAGGATTAACGCCCCAACGGGCACAAGAACAGGACCGGGACCGATGGGTTTCAAGTGCGGTATCGTCGGATTGCCGAATGTGGGCAAATCCACCTTATTCAATGCTCTGACCAAAACTGCGGCAGCACAGGCTGCCAATTATCCGTTCTGCACAATTGAGCCGAACACAGGGGATGTTGGCGTTCCGGATCCGAGACTGAAAGACATTGCCTCGATTGCCAGTTCCGCCAATGTCATCCCAACCCGGCTGACCTTTGTTGATATTGCCGGCCTCGTGCGCGGCGCGTCCAAAGGCGAAGGTCTGGGCAATCAGTTTCTGGCCAATATCCGCGAAGTGGATGCCATTGCCCATGTGCTTCGTTGTTTTGAAGATGGCGATATCACACACGTGGATGGCAAGGTCGACCCGTTGGCTGATGCGGAGACCGTTGAAACCGAGCTGATGCTGGCTGATCTCGAAAGTCTTGAGCGTCGTGTGGCGGGTCTGCGCAAACGCGCAACCACTGGCGACAAGGAAGCCAAGACGCAGGTGGTTCTGATGGATGCGGCAATCGAACTGCTTCAAGATGGCAAACCGGCCCGTCTGCTGGATATTTCCGACGATCAGCAGAAGGATTTCAAGGCTCTGAACCTTCTCACCTCAAAGCCGGTTCTCTATGTCTGCAATGTGGATGAGGACAGCGCATCAGAGGGCAACGCATTCTCAAAGGCCGTACAGGAAAAAGCTGAGCAGGATGGGGCTGCATCTGTGGTCATTTCTGCTGCCATCGAAGCAGAAATTTCCCAGCTCTCCGATGAGGAGCAGGCTGACTTCCTTGAAACAATCGGCCTTGAGGAAGCTGGCCTTGATCGTCTGATCCGGGCCGGATACGGCCTTCTGGACCTGATCACCTATTTCACAGCCGGACCAAAGGAAACTCGCGCCTGGACAATCCGCAAAGGCACCAAGGCCCCGCAAGCCGCTGGTGTCATTCATACGGATTTCGAGCGCGGCTTCATCCGCGCCCAGACTATCGGCTTTGAAGACTACACTACACTGGGGGGCGAAAGTGCCGCTAAGGAAGCAGGCAAGGCACGCGATGAAGGCAAGGAATACATCGTCAAGGATGGCGATATCCTGCTCTTCAAGTTCAACACCTGATCGACAAGTTTCAAGGCGGCCTCTGAGCCGCCTTTTCTTCCCTTTCGGTACCCCCAACAAAGATCACCCATATCGACTTGAACCTGCTGCTGGTCTTTCCCATAAATGAAAGAGACCATTGGGAGCAGCCTCATCATGTATCGGACCTTTGACAGTTTCTCTGTCGGTGACGCCATAAGTCTTGGCACCTATGACGTTACACGCGAGGAAATCATCGAGTTTGCCTCGGAGTTTGATGCGCAACCTTTTCACCTTGATGATGAGGCTGGCAAAGCATCCATGCTGGGTGGCCTTGCCGCATCCGGCTGGCACACATGCTCCATGTTCATGCGCATGCTGGCGGATGGACTTCTGAAGAATTCAAACTGTCAGGGGTCTCCCGGTGTCGAACAATTGCGCTGGTTATACCCGGTCTATCCTGACGACACTCTGTCCGCCGAAGCAGAGGTCCTTTCAAGTCGCCTCCTCGAAAGCAACCCCCATCTCGGCCTTGTGACATTTCACTTTGTTATCAGGAACCAGAATAAAAAGCCGGTAGCGGAGCTGACCAACTCCATACTCTTCAGGCGCGGGGCAGAGCAATGAGCTATTTCGAGGACGTACAGATCGGCCATGAAATCATGCTTGGCGAGCATCACTTTACCGAGGACGCAATCACCGCCTTTGCACGGAAATACGACCCACAGGATTTTCACCTGAACCCTGATGCAGCTCGGGAAAGTGTGCTCGGGGGCCTTTGCGCATCCGGCTGGCACACAGCGTCTGTATGGATGAAACTGATGGTCGCTCACATGAAAAGAGAAATGAAGACAGCCGTAGCAGAGGGTCGTCCGATGGCAGCTCTCGGACCATCTCCCGGACTTCGGGACCTGAAATGGATCAAGCCTGTTTATGCCGGAGACACGATCACCTACAGCTCCACCATAATCGCCAAGCATGAAAGCCGCTCAAAACCTGACTGGGGTGTGATCGACAACCGGAATACCGGCACCAACCAGAATGGCGAATTGGTCTTCTCATTTATTGGCAGCGTGTTTATTCAACGCCGCCCTGATGTGAACAGCTAGCGTCATCAGCAAAAGCGCGCGAACAAACAGGCCCTGCAGGTGACTGGACAAGCTGGGAGCGCCATCAAGCAGCACAAGCGCCATAAAATCTGCCGCGCTGAGGAACCGAGCCACAATCTGGATTGGCAGACCATCAAAAAGAAACAGATAGTAGGTGTAGTAGACTTGGGGCGCGAGAGACAGGGCGAGCCAGCACAACACGACCGTCAGCGCCAGATCGCCCAGCACAGACAGAACAGCACTGTTTGTCAAACGGAGCCGTGAAAACAGCTTTCTACCCAACCAGGCTTTTAAAGCTGCAATGAAAATGATCAGCAGACAGGACAGAAGAAGCAATCCCGCCTGCCCTATGGGTGACAGGGTATAGGCAGAATCCCCCGCATAACCAGAGGAAACGGCATTCAGGAAAGCAGGTGACATCAGCGCAGAAACAGCAAGCGCCAGGAAGAGCCAGAGCATCAGCCGAAGCAGGTGCCCGAGCTGGTCATAGACAGCCACAAGGCCATCGCCTGTCCCCTTGCTCGCTGCGCTGTCCGCCATCAGTCCCCTTCAAAGTCAATCAGAGTATGAACGTCCACATCAATGGCACGCAGACGGTCTGCGCCACCAAGATCCGGCAGGTCAATCACGAAAGCGGCCGCAACAACAGTTCCACCACAACGGCGGATCAGCTCGATACCGGCCTGTGCCGTGCCACCCGTCGCGATCAGGTCATCGACCACCAGAACGCGTTCACCCGGCTGAATAGCATCCTCATGCATTTCGACCCGGTCCATACCATACTCAAGGCTGTAATCCTGCCCGATGGTCTTGTAGGGCAGTTTGCCCTGCTTGCGGATAGGCACAAACCCCTTACCAAGCTGATGAGCAACCGCCCCACCCAGGATGAACCCCCGCGCTTCAATCCCGACGACCTTGTCCACACCCGCGGTCAGATAGGGCCAGACAAGCTGATCAACGGCGGCACGCCAGCCAACCGGATCGGCAATCAGCGTTGTGATATCCCGAAAAATGACTCCCGGCTTCGGGTAATCAGGTATCGAGCGGATAAAGGTTCTGAGGTCCAGGGACTTGGCGTTTGTCATAATGTGGCTTTCCAGGTTTACCTTAGCGATTGAGAACGCGGCCAGCCACCGCATCCAGTTTGGCCACGAGTTCCGGATCGCGAGCGTCTGGAGCTGTCATAATGGCAAATTCAAGGGCCGTGTCTGATCCAACAGGGCAGGCCTGATGATCACGCGGGAAATCCCGGGCAATACGGGCCACAAGCCGCTGGGCCTTGTCCTTGTTGTTGTTCAGCGTTTCGATGATCTGGGTGATATCAACCGCACCATGGTCCGGATGCCAGGAATCATAATCCGTCACCATGGCGATCGTGGCGTAGCAAAGCTCTGCCTCACGGGCCAGCTTGGCCTCCGGCATGTTGGTCATGCCAATCACCACGCAGCCCCAGTCCCGGTAGAGATTGGATTCGGCAAGGGACGAAAATTGCGGACCTTCCATGGCCAGATAGGTTCCGCCACGGGCATACTCGATCTCTTCCGCCCTGGCAGCGCCTTCAATCACATCC is a window of Coralliovum pocilloporae DNA encoding:
- the lgt gene encoding prolipoprotein diacylglyceryl transferase, which encodes MKGVPVPVFALPFPAIDPVLFEFGPIVIRWYALAYIAGIFIGLWYAKRLAAHTRLWPQNTPAYTPVDLDDFLLWAALGVILGGRAGYVLFYDSGSYLENPLEIIAVWNGGMAFHGGFLGATLAMILFARRRGKSVLSLFDLFAAAVPFGLFFGRIANFINGELFGRVTDVPWAVVFPHGGPLPRHPSQLYEAGLEGLLTFVLLMIAVTRFRTLHTPGLTAGLFTALYGLFRFTVEWFRMPDAHIGYLSGGLTMGMLLSLPMILAGLVLMGYAKRSARARA
- a CDS encoding class I SAM-dependent methyltransferase — protein: MTAASEEKTPALLSFLENQIVTTGPISVADYMTLCLGHPQHGYYVTRDPFGADGDFTTAPEVSQLFGELIGIWLLSVAETLPEADTLNLVELGPGRGTLMADILRTIRKLNPDLKRRLSAHLVEMSPVLRELQRKRLAAEETTLQWHHDISTLPENGPLLIVANEFFDALPIRQFIYSGAEWHERGIRLSDDSQLTFCHKPASLDPTLFRDLPDPKAGDILETSPTSQAIISELSERLQQQGGAALLIDYGYTAPGYGDTFQALSKHQYADPLTAPGERDLTAHVNFAALAETAGQAGPAIHGPVTQGDFLLEMGLLQRAGQLGYGKTSEEQDRIRSDVERLAADDQMGRLFKVLALSGPGKNNPPPGFETSQSS
- the pgeF gene encoding peptidoglycan editing factor PgeF, translated to MIEADSLKTASGTIRHGFFTRQNGQSTGLYHSRNCGLGSGDERETVVKNRESVALALGVDGDSLATPYQIHGITVHVADGPVAEEARPKADAIVTKTPGLAIGIVTADCGPVLFADPDAQIVGAAHAGWKGASSGVLEATIDTMVAQGAERHRITAVLGPTISQRNYEVGPEFVERLLTLDEDNSAFFIPSTRADHAMFDLPGYILSRLRGCGLASATATGHCTYEDETAFFSYRRATHRSEPDYGRQISAIALQ
- a CDS encoding M24 family metallopeptidase, whose product is MVLHFSQDEFVRRKSQTLAQMEANGLDALLMFAPESMYWLTGFDTFGFCFLQCLVLRKSGEMTLMTRAPDLLQAKHTSDISDIRIWVDRDESGPVIQLRDMLDDIDLLGCKLGVEYGTQGFTAQQGIAFNELMRSFASVEDASDIIPRLRSVKSFAEIEYMREASRLSDLAWNAALQETASGVNEGRILAAMQGAVLENDGDYPANEFVIGSGADALLCRYKSGRRTLDAQDQLTVEFAGAYRHYHAPGIRTLIIGRPTPRHLEFYDACRATLTRMEEAMRPGNTFSDVFVAHANELDSRSLYPNRLNACGYSVGARFAPSWMDWPMFYRDNEAIIEPHMVLFGHIILTDSDTGTAMCLGRTYLTTDGAPEPLSDAPLDLVVKA
- a CDS encoding ribose-phosphate pyrophosphokinase; this translates as MKLVAGNSNHKLAGAIAAYLNVEMTNASVRRFADQEVFVEIHENVRGEDVFVIQSTSYPANDHLMELLILIDALRRASARRITAVLPYFGYARQDRKPGPRTPISAKLVSNLITNAGADRVLTLDLHAGQIQGFFDIPTDNLFAAPIMARDIKEHYTTDNVMVVSPDVGGVVRARALAKRIDAPLSIVDKRRDRPGESEVMNIIGEVDGKDCILVDDIIDSGGTLCNAAEALLAKGANSVTAYITHGVLSGGAVARITSSKLKELVITNSIEPTEAIEAAHNIRVLSLDNLLGEAIARTADEQSVSSLFD
- a CDS encoding 50S ribosomal protein L25/general stress protein Ctc; the protein is MAQTSDLTATVRERAGKGAAREARRNNLVPAVIYGNKQDPLSIQLPYKETAMAIFGGGFLTNVITIDVDGKKEKVIPRDYQLDPVRDFVMHVDFLRVGRNTVVTVEIPAEFINEEECPGLTRGGVLNVVRHAIEVNCPADSIPDTIVCDLKGLDLGDGLHISAVNLPEGVEPTITDRDFTIATIAAPAGLKEESDDEDGEAEAEAVEAPSED
- the pth gene encoding aminoacyl-tRNA hydrolase, producing MLIFAGLGNPGAKYAGNRHNIGFMAADEIARRHNFGPWRQKMQAEIAEGQLAGEKILLIKPQTYMNESGRAVGELMRFYKLSPQDIVVFYDELDLVPGKVRVKTGGGSGGHNGIKSIDAHCGKDYHRVRIGIGHPGSRERVHGYVLGDFAKADQEWLDPLLDEISRNADYLARGDAPGFMTRVAEATRTSKPVASETKPAQKSKQKSHIHQARTSQSKPRIPEKGPMADMLKKLFGDKD
- the ychF gene encoding redox-regulated ATPase YchF, whose amino-acid sequence is MGFKCGIVGLPNVGKSTLFNALTKTAAAQAANYPFCTIEPNTGDVGVPDPRLKDIASIASSANVIPTRLTFVDIAGLVRGASKGEGLGNQFLANIREVDAIAHVLRCFEDGDITHVDGKVDPLADAETVETELMLADLESLERRVAGLRKRATTGDKEAKTQVVLMDAAIELLQDGKPARLLDISDDQQKDFKALNLLTSKPVLYVCNVDEDSASEGNAFSKAVQEKAEQDGAASVVISAAIEAEISQLSDEEQADFLETIGLEEAGLDRLIRAGYGLLDLITYFTAGPKETRAWTIRKGTKAPQAAGVIHTDFERGFIRAQTIGFEDYTTLGGESAAKEAGKARDEGKEYIVKDGDILLFKFNT
- a CDS encoding MaoC family dehydratase → MYRTFDSFSVGDAISLGTYDVTREEIIEFASEFDAQPFHLDDEAGKASMLGGLAASGWHTCSMFMRMLADGLLKNSNCQGSPGVEQLRWLYPVYPDDTLSAEAEVLSSRLLESNPHLGLVTFHFVIRNQNKKPVAELTNSILFRRGAEQ
- a CDS encoding MaoC family dehydratase, producing MSYFEDVQIGHEIMLGEHHFTEDAITAFARKYDPQDFHLNPDAARESVLGGLCASGWHTASVWMKLMVAHMKREMKTAVAEGRPMAALGPSPGLRDLKWIKPVYAGDTITYSSTIIAKHESRSKPDWGVIDNRNTGTNQNGELVFSFIGSVFIQRRPDVNS
- a CDS encoding adenine phosphoribosyltransferase, which gives rise to MTNAKSLDLRTFIRSIPDYPKPGVIFRDITTLIADPVGWRAAVDQLVWPYLTAGVDKVVGIEARGFILGGAVAHQLGKGFVPIRKQGKLPYKTIGQDYSLEYGMDRVEMHEDAIQPGERVLVVDDLIATGGTAQAGIELIRRCGGTVVAAAFVIDLPDLGGADRLRAIDVDVHTLIDFEGD
- a CDS encoding S-methyl-5'-thioadenosine phosphorylase, translating into MTRSVLGIIGGSGLYDLPGLDNAEWVTVESPWGQPSDAVRIGEVDGLKVVFLPRHGRGHRFAPSDINYRANIDILKRVGVTDLISVSACGSLKEEHAPGTFVLVDQFIDRTFARPKSFFGAGCVAHVSVADPVSPLLVDVIEGAARAEEIEYARGGTYLAMEGPQFSSLAESNLYRDWGCVVIGMTNMPEAKLAREAELCYATIAMVTDYDSWHPDHGAVDITQIIETLNNNKDKAQRLVARIARDFPRDHQACPVGSDTALEFAIMTAPDARDPELVAKLDAVAGRVLNR